One stretch of Euphorbia lathyris chromosome 7, ddEupLath1.1, whole genome shotgun sequence DNA includes these proteins:
- the LOC136235734 gene encoding putative disease resistance protein At3g14460 isoform X2 encodes MEVVSTIGGAILSASLQALFDKLDSHGLLIYTHKGKVVAEIEKWKSMLKKIYVVLDDAEEKQLIDPMVKIWVSELRDLAYDVEDVIDDFATEDVVVKPLISSSNGSRVRKLMPSCFDGMNKKARLLSRVEGITARLERITSEKCVLNLQESGGGRGRRVRERQPTTSLVNEAKVYGREEDQKAVVQLLNAQVSGLGICVVPINGMGGIGKTTLAQLIFNDAALSFDFKAWVSVGEDFDVIGITKTIIRVEGCDADDLDSLQVKLKEVLSGKKFLIILDDVWSENYDDWTLLCGPFVAGAPGSRIIITTRNEGVSLMMGNVPAYLLKELSNDDCLAVFAEHALGAKNFDAHSSLEEIGEQIVKRCQGLPLAAKALGGLLRGKLDRKMWEQVLNSKIWDLPEVKSGILPALRLSYHHLPSHLKRCFAYCAIFPKDYMFDKKELILLWMAEGFLRRSEELKPTYELGLQYFDDLLSRSFFQQSNSKKLRYVMHDLIRNLALSVNAEICFSLDDKLQATTSSKAKVRHSSFSRHVCDISQRFEVFYEMMNLRTLLALPIMPSSYHQVSDKMLHDLVPRLRCLMVLSLAGYCIEELPSSIGSLKHLRYLNLSYTGLTKLPESISRLFNLQTLKLRGCQKLTELPRGISNLINLQYLDIRDTDSLQEMPPLVGNLTNLKTLPKFVVGKGHGLGISELMKLTHLQGELHITGLHNVGNIRDSELVNLKEKQNIDSLTLEWTDSLNGVQNEQQVLASLHPHRNLGELSVKFYSGTKFPLWLGDPKFTQMKHLELKSCKIMSLPPLGQLPLLRKLSIEGMDGVKEVGVEFFGVGSPSSKAFPSLESLIITNMVEWEQWFCEEPRQVFPNLCELRMRNCPKLFGKLPKFLPSLKNLEICDCPRLTELPEILPSLTKMKVEKCQEMLLRNAHGLISLTALEIRRISNLVSLHELLLPALVALEDLDIVDCHELMHLWPDVSNIAKLASMRRLCIQECENLESLVEGHEGILPCNLQVLIIEKCRNLNKLPNGLQSLAYLRVLRISSCGKLMSFPAEGLPSCLRDLSIRNCDSLVSLPEGIIHHGSDINEMSHLKKLAIEGCPSLAPFPYGKFPDSLRTLTICYCSNQLLELQNGRLSHLTYLEIKDCHELECFPQGGLAIPTLIYFTISRCENLKYLPDEMQNLVSLLCFEIHDCGNIMSFPRGLPPNLTTFRISGCKNLSQPISEWGLHRMTCLKRLSIKDTSATADVICFPDADGLLLPTSLTLLWIDGLKNLKSISRGLQNLTSLESLWIWDCPKLHCLPKEGLPATLAYIEIISCPLLEKRCSRKKGDYWPIIAHIPCIITGFFVYCAWSKAEKYRG; translated from the exons ATGGAAGTTGTGAGTACAATTGGAGGTGCTATTCTCTCTGCTTCATTGCAGGCCTTGTTTGACAAGTTGGATTCTCATGGCTTGTTGATATATACACACAAAGGAAAAGTCGTTGCTGAAATAGAGAAGTGGAAGAGCATGCTGAAGAAAATTTATGTTGTTCTTGATGATGCAGAGGAGAAGCAGTTGATTGACCCAATGGTGAAAATATGGGTATCCGAGCTTAGAGACTTGGCTTATGATGTGGAAGATGTAATTGATGACTTTGCTACTGAGGATGTGGTGGTGAAACCTTTGATTAGCAGCAGTAACGGTAGCCGGGTACGAAAACTTATGCCTAGTTGTTTTGATGGCATGAATAAAAAAGCTAGACTGCTTTCCAGAGTGGAAGGAATCACTGCACGATTGGAGAGGATCACTTCAGAGAAATGTGTGCTGAATCTACAAGAGAGTGGTGGGGGGAGAGGCAGGCGTGTGAGAGAACGACAACCCACAACGTCATTGGTCAATGAAGCAAAGGTTTATGGAAGAGAAGAAGATCAGAAGGCTGTAGTTCAGTTGTTGAATGCTCAAGTAAGCGGGTTAGGAATTTGTGTCGTTCCCATAAATGGAATGGGGGGTATAGGGAAGACTACTCTAGCTCAACTCATTTTCAATGATGCTGCACTAAGTTTTGATTTTAAAGCTTGGGTTTCTGTGGGTGAAGATTTTGATGTTATTGGGATAACTAAAACAATTATTCGGGTGGAAGGTTGTGACGCTGATGATCTAGATTCCCTTCAAGTAAAACTGAAGGAGGTTTTATCTGGAAAGAAATTTTTGATCATCTTAGATGATGTTTGGAGTGAAAATTATGATGATTGGACTCTGCTTTGTGGTCCTTTTGTAGCTGGGGCTCCAGGAAGTAGAATTATTATCACAACTCGAAATGAAGGTGTTTCGTTAATGATGGGTAATGTTCCGGCTTATCTTCTAAAGGAGTTGTCGAATGATGATTGTCTGGCTGTCTTTGCTGAACATGCTTTGGGAGCAAAAAATTTTGATGCACACTCAAGCTTGGAGGAGATAGGAGAACAAATTGTTAAGAGGTGCCAAGGATTGCCTTTGGCAGCTAAGGCCCTTGGAGGCCTCTTGCGAGGGAAACTAGACCGTAAAATGTGGGAACAAGTGTTGAACAGCAAGATATGGGATTTACCTGAGGTGAAAAGTGGTATTCTTCCTGCCTTAAGGTTAAGTTACCATCATCTTCCTTCCCATTTGAAAAGATGCTTCGCGTATTGTGCAATATTTCCAAAAGACTACATGTTTGACAAGAAAGAGTTGATTTTACTTTGGATGGCTGAGGGTTTTCTTCGACGATCAGAGGAATTGAAGCCAACTTACGAACTAGGCCTCCagtattttgatgacttattatCAAGATCATTTTTTCAGCAGTCTAATAGCAAGAAATTGCGATATGTGATGCATGACTTGATAAGGAACCTTGCTTTGTCTGTAAATGCTGAAATATGCTTTAGCCTGGATGACAAGCTACAAGCAACAACAAGTTCAAAGGCAAAGGTGCGTCATTCATCATTTTCTCGGCATGTTTGTGACATCTCTCAAAGATTTGAAGTCTTTTATGAAATGATGAATTTGCGTACTCTATTGGCATTACCGATCATGCCATCATCTTATCACCAAGTAAGTGATAAGATGCTGCATGACTTGGTTCCCAGATTAAGATGCTTAATGGTGCTATCTTTAGCTGGTTATTGTATTGAGGAGCTACCAAGTTCTATTGGTTCCTTAAAGCATTTGCGGTACCTTAATTTGTCTTATACTGGTCTTACAAAGTTACCTGAATCAATTAGTAGGCTCTTCAACCTCCAAACTCTGAAATTACGCGGGTGTCAGAAGCTTACAGAGTTACCTAGAGGTATCAGCAATCTTATAAACCTGCAATATCTTGATATTAGGGACACTGATAGTTTGCAGGAGATGCCACCACTAGTAGGTAATTTGACAAACCTCAAGACCTTGCCTAAGTTTGTTGTAGGAAAAGGTCATGGACTTGGGATTTCGGAATTGATGAAATTAACTCATCTTCAAGGGGAGCTTCATATTACAGGGTTGCATAATGTGGGGAATATTAGAGATTCAGAGCTGGTCAACCTAAAGGAGAAGCAGAATATTGATTCATTAACCTTGGAATGGACTGATAGTCTAAATGGTGTGCAAAATGAACAGCAGGTCCTCGCGTCTTTACATCCTCATCGAAATCTAGGAGAGCTTTCTGTTAAGTTCTATAGCGGAACAAAATTCCCATTGTGGTTAGGTGACCCCAAATTCACTCAAATGAAGCATCTTGAGCTCAAAAGTTGTAAAATTATGTCTCTACCGCCACTTGGGCAGCTGCCATTACTTAGAAAGTTGAGCATAGAAGGCATGGATGGAGTGAAAGAAGTGGGTGTTGAGTTCTTCGGGGTTGGTTCTCCTTCTTCTAAAGCTTTTCCATCTTTGGAGTCACTGATCATAACGAATATGGTGGAGTGGGAGCAGTGGTTTTGTGAAGAGCCTAGACAAGTATTTCCCAATCTGTGTGAGCTTAGAATGAGAAATTGTCCAAAATTGTTTGGGAAATTACCCAAGTTCCTCCCTTCCTTGAAAAATCTTGAAATTTGTGACTGCCCGCGGTTAACTGAGTTGCCTGAAATCCTGCCATCTCTTACCAAAATGAAAGTTGAAAAATGCCAAGAGATGCTTCTTAGAAATGCACATGGTCTAATTTCCCTTACAGCATTGGAAATCCGGAGAATCTCAAATCTTGTAAGTCTACATGAATTGCTTTTACCGGCTTTGGTTGCACTCGAAGATCTGGATATTGTAGATTGCCATGAACTAATGCACTTGTGGCCAGATGTAAGTAACATAGCCAAGCTCGCTAGCATGAGACGGTTATGCATACAGGAGTGTGAGAACCTGGAGTCATTAGTAGAGGGACATGAAGGAATTTTACCGTGCAATCTTCAAGTTTTGATCATAGAGAAGTGTAGAAACTTGAACAAGCTACCAAATGGGCTGCAAAGCCTTGCATATCTCCGAGTCTTGAGAATCAGTAGCTGTGGAAAACTCATGTCCTTTCCTGCAGAAGGTTTGCCTAGTTGTCTTAGAGATCTCAGTATCAGGAATTGCGATTCTTTAGTTTCTCTACCCGAGGGTATCATACATCATGGCAGTGATATCAATGAGATGTCTCATCTTAAGAAGCTGGCTATTGAAGGATGTCCATCACTCGCACCGTTTCCTTATGGCAAGTTCCCTGATTCACTTAGAACTCTTACAATTTGTTATTGCTCAAACCAATTGTTAGAGTTGCAAAATGGTAGGCTTTCTCATCTTACATACTTAGAAATAAAAGACTGCCATGAGCTAGAATGTTTCCCACAAGGCGGATTAGCCATTCCAACTCTTATCTACTTTACAATTTCGAGGTGCGAAAATTTGAAGTATCTGCCTGATGAGATGCAAAACCTGGTATCACTTCTATGTTTTGAGATACATGATTGTGGAAATATAATGTCCTTCCCAAGAGGTTTGCCACCAAACTTAACTACTTTCCGAATAAGCGGTTGCAAGAATCTGAGTCAGCCAATATCAGAATGGGGACTACATAGAATGACCTGTCTAAAACGACTATCGATTAAAGACACGAGCGCAACTGCAGATGTGATTTGCTTTCCTGATGCTGATGGTCTGTTACTTCCAACTTCTCTAACCTTGCTTTGGATAGATGGgcttaaaaatttgaaaagcaTATCCAGGGGACTCCAAAACCTCACCTCTCTTGAAAGTTTATGGATTTGGGACTGCCCCAAACTCCATTGCTTGCCAAAGGAGGGTCTCCCAGCTACTCTTGCATATATAGAAATTATATCATGTCCTCTTCTCGAAAAACGGTGCTCGAGAAAGAAAGGAGATTATTGGCCCATTATTGCTCACATCCCCTGCATCATTACAG GCTTTTTTGTATACTGTGCTTGGTCGAAGGCAGAGAAGTATAGGGGCTAA
- the LOC136235734 gene encoding putative disease resistance RPP13-like protein 1 isoform X4 yields MEVVSTIGGAILSASLQALFDKLDSHGLLIYTHKGKVVAEIEKWKSMLKKIYVVLDDAEEKQLIDPMVKIWVSELRDLAYDVEDVIDDFATEDVVVKPLISSSNGSRVRKLMPSCFDGMNKKARLLSRVEGITARLERITSEKCVLNLQESGGGRGRRVRERQPTTSLVNEAKVYGREEDQKAVVQLLNAQVSGLGICVVPINGMGGIGKTTLAQLIFNDAALSFDFKAWVSVGEDFDVIGITKTIIRVEGCDADDLDSLQVKLKEVLSGKKFLIILDDVWSENYDDWTLLCGPFVAGAPGSRIIITTRNEGVSLMMGNVPAYLLKELSNDDCLAVFAEHALGAKNFDAHSSLEEIGEQIVKRCQGLPLAAKALGGLLRGKLDRKMWEQVLNSKIWDLPEVKSGILPALRLSYHHLPSHLKRCFAYCAIFPKDYMFDKKELILLWMAEGFLRRSEELKPTYELGLQYFDDLLSRSFFQQSNSKKLRYVMHDLIRNLALSVNAEICFSLDDKLQATTSSKAKVRHSSFSRHVCDISQRFEVFYEMMNLRTLLALPIMPSSYHQVSDKMLHDLVPRLRCLMVLSLAGYCIEELPSSIGSLKHLRYLNLSYTGLTKLPESISRLFNLQTLKLRGCQKLTELPRGISNLINLQYLDIRDTDSLQEMPPLVGNLTNLKTLPKFVVGKGHGLGISELMKLTHLQGELHITGLHNVGNIRDSELVNLKEKQNIDSLTLEWTDSLNGVQNEQQVLASLHPHRNLGELSVKFYSGTKFPLWLGDPKFTQMKHLELKSCKIMSLPPLGQLPLLRKLSIEGMDGVKEVGVEFFGVGSPSSKAFPSLESLIITNMVEWEQWFCEEPRQVFPNLCELRMRNCPKLFGKLPKFLPSLKNLEICDCPRLTELPEILPSLTKMKVEKCQEMLLRNAHGLISLTALEIRRISNLVSLHELLLPALVALEDLDIVDCHELMHLWPDVSNIAKLASMRRLCIQECENLESLVEGHEGILPCNLQVLIIEKCRNLNKLPNGLQSLAYLRVLRISSCGKLMSFPAEGLPSCLRDLSIRNCDSLVSLPEGIIHHGSDINEMSHLKKLAIEGCPSLAPFPYGFFVYCAWSKAEKYRG; encoded by the exons ATGGAAGTTGTGAGTACAATTGGAGGTGCTATTCTCTCTGCTTCATTGCAGGCCTTGTTTGACAAGTTGGATTCTCATGGCTTGTTGATATATACACACAAAGGAAAAGTCGTTGCTGAAATAGAGAAGTGGAAGAGCATGCTGAAGAAAATTTATGTTGTTCTTGATGATGCAGAGGAGAAGCAGTTGATTGACCCAATGGTGAAAATATGGGTATCCGAGCTTAGAGACTTGGCTTATGATGTGGAAGATGTAATTGATGACTTTGCTACTGAGGATGTGGTGGTGAAACCTTTGATTAGCAGCAGTAACGGTAGCCGGGTACGAAAACTTATGCCTAGTTGTTTTGATGGCATGAATAAAAAAGCTAGACTGCTTTCCAGAGTGGAAGGAATCACTGCACGATTGGAGAGGATCACTTCAGAGAAATGTGTGCTGAATCTACAAGAGAGTGGTGGGGGGAGAGGCAGGCGTGTGAGAGAACGACAACCCACAACGTCATTGGTCAATGAAGCAAAGGTTTATGGAAGAGAAGAAGATCAGAAGGCTGTAGTTCAGTTGTTGAATGCTCAAGTAAGCGGGTTAGGAATTTGTGTCGTTCCCATAAATGGAATGGGGGGTATAGGGAAGACTACTCTAGCTCAACTCATTTTCAATGATGCTGCACTAAGTTTTGATTTTAAAGCTTGGGTTTCTGTGGGTGAAGATTTTGATGTTATTGGGATAACTAAAACAATTATTCGGGTGGAAGGTTGTGACGCTGATGATCTAGATTCCCTTCAAGTAAAACTGAAGGAGGTTTTATCTGGAAAGAAATTTTTGATCATCTTAGATGATGTTTGGAGTGAAAATTATGATGATTGGACTCTGCTTTGTGGTCCTTTTGTAGCTGGGGCTCCAGGAAGTAGAATTATTATCACAACTCGAAATGAAGGTGTTTCGTTAATGATGGGTAATGTTCCGGCTTATCTTCTAAAGGAGTTGTCGAATGATGATTGTCTGGCTGTCTTTGCTGAACATGCTTTGGGAGCAAAAAATTTTGATGCACACTCAAGCTTGGAGGAGATAGGAGAACAAATTGTTAAGAGGTGCCAAGGATTGCCTTTGGCAGCTAAGGCCCTTGGAGGCCTCTTGCGAGGGAAACTAGACCGTAAAATGTGGGAACAAGTGTTGAACAGCAAGATATGGGATTTACCTGAGGTGAAAAGTGGTATTCTTCCTGCCTTAAGGTTAAGTTACCATCATCTTCCTTCCCATTTGAAAAGATGCTTCGCGTATTGTGCAATATTTCCAAAAGACTACATGTTTGACAAGAAAGAGTTGATTTTACTTTGGATGGCTGAGGGTTTTCTTCGACGATCAGAGGAATTGAAGCCAACTTACGAACTAGGCCTCCagtattttgatgacttattatCAAGATCATTTTTTCAGCAGTCTAATAGCAAGAAATTGCGATATGTGATGCATGACTTGATAAGGAACCTTGCTTTGTCTGTAAATGCTGAAATATGCTTTAGCCTGGATGACAAGCTACAAGCAACAACAAGTTCAAAGGCAAAGGTGCGTCATTCATCATTTTCTCGGCATGTTTGTGACATCTCTCAAAGATTTGAAGTCTTTTATGAAATGATGAATTTGCGTACTCTATTGGCATTACCGATCATGCCATCATCTTATCACCAAGTAAGTGATAAGATGCTGCATGACTTGGTTCCCAGATTAAGATGCTTAATGGTGCTATCTTTAGCTGGTTATTGTATTGAGGAGCTACCAAGTTCTATTGGTTCCTTAAAGCATTTGCGGTACCTTAATTTGTCTTATACTGGTCTTACAAAGTTACCTGAATCAATTAGTAGGCTCTTCAACCTCCAAACTCTGAAATTACGCGGGTGTCAGAAGCTTACAGAGTTACCTAGAGGTATCAGCAATCTTATAAACCTGCAATATCTTGATATTAGGGACACTGATAGTTTGCAGGAGATGCCACCACTAGTAGGTAATTTGACAAACCTCAAGACCTTGCCTAAGTTTGTTGTAGGAAAAGGTCATGGACTTGGGATTTCGGAATTGATGAAATTAACTCATCTTCAAGGGGAGCTTCATATTACAGGGTTGCATAATGTGGGGAATATTAGAGATTCAGAGCTGGTCAACCTAAAGGAGAAGCAGAATATTGATTCATTAACCTTGGAATGGACTGATAGTCTAAATGGTGTGCAAAATGAACAGCAGGTCCTCGCGTCTTTACATCCTCATCGAAATCTAGGAGAGCTTTCTGTTAAGTTCTATAGCGGAACAAAATTCCCATTGTGGTTAGGTGACCCCAAATTCACTCAAATGAAGCATCTTGAGCTCAAAAGTTGTAAAATTATGTCTCTACCGCCACTTGGGCAGCTGCCATTACTTAGAAAGTTGAGCATAGAAGGCATGGATGGAGTGAAAGAAGTGGGTGTTGAGTTCTTCGGGGTTGGTTCTCCTTCTTCTAAAGCTTTTCCATCTTTGGAGTCACTGATCATAACGAATATGGTGGAGTGGGAGCAGTGGTTTTGTGAAGAGCCTAGACAAGTATTTCCCAATCTGTGTGAGCTTAGAATGAGAAATTGTCCAAAATTGTTTGGGAAATTACCCAAGTTCCTCCCTTCCTTGAAAAATCTTGAAATTTGTGACTGCCCGCGGTTAACTGAGTTGCCTGAAATCCTGCCATCTCTTACCAAAATGAAAGTTGAAAAATGCCAAGAGATGCTTCTTAGAAATGCACATGGTCTAATTTCCCTTACAGCATTGGAAATCCGGAGAATCTCAAATCTTGTAAGTCTACATGAATTGCTTTTACCGGCTTTGGTTGCACTCGAAGATCTGGATATTGTAGATTGCCATGAACTAATGCACTTGTGGCCAGATGTAAGTAACATAGCCAAGCTCGCTAGCATGAGACGGTTATGCATACAGGAGTGTGAGAACCTGGAGTCATTAGTAGAGGGACATGAAGGAATTTTACCGTGCAATCTTCAAGTTTTGATCATAGAGAAGTGTAGAAACTTGAACAAGCTACCAAATGGGCTGCAAAGCCTTGCATATCTCCGAGTCTTGAGAATCAGTAGCTGTGGAAAACTCATGTCCTTTCCTGCAGAAGGTTTGCCTAGTTGTCTTAGAGATCTCAGTATCAGGAATTGCGATTCTTTAGTTTCTCTACCCGAGGGTATCATACATCATGGCAGTGATATCAATGAGATGTCTCATCTTAAGAAGCTGGCTATTGAAGGATGTCCATCACTCGCACCGTTTCCTTATG GCTTTTTTGTATACTGTGCTTGGTCGAAGGCAGAGAAGTATAGGGGCTAA